The Martelella sp. AD-3 genome includes a region encoding these proteins:
- a CDS encoding surface lipoprotein assembly modifier, with protein MTDRRSEPRARDPARGLEQRLERTKRFMLAFALGLFTMGIPQVGFAKQSSVTGFDAVRVLVEYGRYEDAMALAESFAADEKGKTLAAAFTQALILEQQGRLPEAASALRAILSQNPKARNVRRELAGVLYEQGEGNASLHHFELLAGSASSAEERRFYERLAARARTIRPWSLGGYLSIAPSTNITEAPDADLVYVGGIPILPAKKKSGIGYGYGVDGSYRFDLDEISSITIGGGVNGNWYRDTSFNTSYFDSFVDYRREMGDWTVTGGVVGQYVMKGEEPYRWSLGPAFSLRHNMGRKGVTTLRGLWRKLDYHDRDALDGSETVLGISHLYAISSASSVRFGGNVSFVDAANDTNSYVRFSLNAQYFREWSFGAISDISIFADDRRYQDITYLAGEKRSDQRIQASLGITLRNLAVRGFAPRLEYAYTQNFSNIDVYDFSKNTISTYLTKKF; from the coding sequence ATGACCGACCGCAGATCTGAGCCGCGCGCGCGAGACCCGGCGCGCGGCCTGGAGCAGCGGCTGGAGCGCACAAAGCGCTTCATGCTCGCGTTCGCCCTTGGCTTATTCACGATGGGCATTCCGCAAGTGGGCTTCGCAAAACAGTCCAGCGTGACCGGTTTTGACGCGGTGCGCGTGCTGGTCGAATACGGGCGCTACGAAGATGCAATGGCGCTGGCGGAAAGCTTTGCCGCCGACGAAAAGGGCAAGACGCTTGCCGCTGCCTTCACGCAGGCTCTCATTCTGGAGCAGCAGGGCCGGTTGCCGGAAGCGGCAAGCGCTCTTCGCGCCATTCTTTCGCAAAATCCGAAAGCCCGCAACGTCCGGCGCGAACTTGCCGGCGTTCTCTACGAACAGGGCGAGGGCAACGCATCGCTGCATCACTTCGAACTTCTGGCCGGAAGCGCCAGCAGTGCCGAAGAGCGCAGGTTCTACGAACGCCTCGCCGCCAGGGCCCGCACGATCCGTCCCTGGTCGCTTGGCGGCTATCTCTCCATAGCCCCCAGCACCAACATCACCGAAGCCCCCGACGCCGATCTCGTCTATGTCGGCGGCATTCCCATACTGCCTGCCAAGAAGAAAAGCGGCATCGGCTATGGCTATGGGGTGGACGGATCCTACCGTTTCGACCTCGATGAAATCTCATCGATCACCATAGGCGGCGGGGTGAACGGGAACTGGTATCGTGATACCAGCTTCAACACGAGCTACTTCGACAGTTTCGTCGATTATCGCCGCGAAATGGGTGACTGGACGGTGACCGGCGGTGTGGTCGGCCAGTATGTGATGAAGGGCGAAGAGCCTTATCGCTGGTCGCTCGGCCCGGCTTTCTCGCTGAGGCACAATATGGGCCGAAAGGGCGTTACAACGTTGCGCGGCCTGTGGCGCAAGCTTGATTACCACGACCGCGATGCGCTCGACGGCAGCGAGACCGTGCTGGGAATCAGCCATCTCTACGCCATCTCGTCCGCAAGTTCGGTGCGTTTCGGCGGCAATGTCAGCTTTGTTGACGCCGCGAACGACACCAACAGCTATGTCCGGTTCTCCCTGAATGCGCAATATTTCCGGGAATGGAGTTTCGGAGCGATTTCCGATATCTCGATTTTCGCGGACGATCGCCGATATCAGGATATAACCTATCTCGCGGGCGAAAAACGCTCCGATCAGCGTATCCAGGCCTCGCTGGGCATCACGCTGCGCAATCTGGCGGTCAGGGGCTTCGCCCCACGCCTCGAATATGCCTACACGCAGAACTTCTCGAATATCGATGTCTATGATTTTTCGAAGAACACGATATCAACCTATCTGACGAAGAAATTCTGA